AATATCTTCCTGAAAAACTAACTGAAAATGAGATTTTTCATATAGCTAAAGAGATTAGAACATATATGGAAAACGAGAAGAATAGAGTGATAAGTTTAAAAACACTATTAGAGATTGTAAATAGGAATAGTGAAGTAGTAAATAGTGAAAAATTAATAAAGGAACTATTAGAAGTTTATGGTAATGTTATAAAAAAAGACTTTTAATGGGGGTATCATGAAAATATTAATCTATTTTTTTGTAATAGTAAACTACCTCTTTGCTTTTCCAGGAATTGATTATAAAGAACCAGCTACAGTAAAAAAGTTTTTTCCATCGACACCTTTAGTTGTATCGACACCTTCAATAGCTCCAGGTCGAAGTACTTTTACAACTCAAAGGGAGATGCTTGACTATTTAGGTGCTATTCATACAAAAAATAGTAGTACAGTGGTAAATCTTTTAGGACCAACTAAAGATAACAACTACTTACCAGTTTTTGTATTCTCAAAGGGAAAAGAGCTAACATTTAAAAATACATCTAATGGGAAACCAACAGTTATGTTAATAGCACAGCAACATGGAGATGAACCTATGGGTTGTGATGTTTTAATGGGAACTATTAAAAGAATAGCTCAAGGTGGAATGAACTATCTTCTTGATAGAGTAAATATAGTTATTATGCCAAGAATAAACCCAGATGGAGCAGCAAAATTTACAAGAGTTGCAAGAAAAAATATTGATATAAATGATGATCATCAGAATTTCTATACAATAGAAGCAACATCAGTAAGTAATATGTATGATCTATTTAATCCAGAGGTTTTTGTGGATCTACATGAATATATAGCAGATAAAGATTCATATTCAGATATAATTAGTGGAGGAGCACTACCATATTATGATATGCTGACATTGAGTCCAACAAATCCAAACTATCCAAAGAATTTAAATGATTATTCACGACATCTTATAATTTTATTAAAGGATGAGATGGGGAAAAGTGGATATCCAATAGATTACTATTATAACCCTTTTATAAAACCAAAAAATGGTCAACCTTTAACTCTTTATAGAGCGACTTCAGATTGTGCATTAGCTAGAAATGCCTATGGACTTAGAGGAAGTTTATCATTTTTAATGGAACTTAGAGGAAGAGGAATAGGTTTTGAAAATGTTGAAAGAAGATTAAATACTGGACTGGCAGCAGTTCAACTTCTTTTAGAAAGAGTGTACTTTAAATCTGATGAAGTAAAAAATTTAGTAGCATCTGAAAGAAACCTTATAACAAATAGTAATAAAAAATTAGAGTTAGTGGACTCATCAATTCAATTTCCACTAATAAATATAGAAACAGGAGCATTAGAAAATACTCCTGCTATCTTAGTAAAACAGAAAAATTAAAAATTAAGATCTAAGTTAATAACTTCTAGATCATTACAATTAATATCTAGCTCTGTGAAAACCCCTACAGTTTTTACAGAGTTATTTTTTTTATAGTTTTCAAAAATAGGAACACTAACAAAATCTTTTATATAAATATTGTATTTGTGCTCTAGTTTGTCCTTGAGATTTTCAACAATATATCTTGGAACATTTTTATAAACAACTATAACCTCTTTTTTATCATCTTTTATACAGTTTAATATAAAAAACATAGAGATGATATCATTAAAAGATAAGTTCCAGTAGTATTTTTTTAACTCCTTAAAAAGTGCAATACACTTATCAATAACTTCCTTTTCTATATTTAGATTAAAAAAAGAAACTCTTGAACAGGAATATAGTGTTTTTGTTTACTAGAAAATCCAACTCTAAGAATTATATTTTTTAAGGCGTTTTCCTCTTTAGATGTTAAGACTCTATTTAAGACTGTCTTACTAGCTGCATTCCAAGAGACAAGATGATCTTTAAAATATATAGTTTCTTCTGGAAAATTACCAGTACAGATTTTTAAAATATTTAAAAAATATGGAATCTCATTAAAATCAATATCTTTAAAAAGTGAAGAGTGTAGAATATCATAAAATGAGTTTAAATCATGCTCTGAAAAAAATTTAGAAAAATAAAATTTGAAAACAGAACGGTCTTTTAAAACATGCTCTAAAGTGTTGTCATAGTTATTTCCTAAGTCATCTAAATATTTAAAACTTATGTAAAAAGCTTTAAGCAATTCACGGTTGCAGAAAAAGTTATCCATATTAGAAAGTGTTAAAAATTTTTCAATATCATTGCATAAAAAAATGTCAATTTCACTGTTGTGAAATAAAGAGTAAAAGTAATCTGTAAAAATATGAGGAAGATATCGCTCTTCAACTAGATATTTATACAGATAACATGAAAGTGCTCTTTTTCTATTGATATTATCCCCTGTTAAAAATACACCTTTACCAGTGTGACTTTCAATAATTAATTGAAAGCTTTCTAAATCCTTTTTGATATCAGTTAAATCTCCATTTACAGTACGTCTAGAAACATCTAGTTTTTTAGAAAGTGTTTCCAAATTAAGACACCCTTTTATAAGAAGTTTTAAAGTTAAAAAAAACACCCTTTCAGGTTTTGAAATGACCTGTTGTTGTTTTAGTGTAGAAAAAAGATCATCAAATTTTAAGATCTCTTTTATCATTAAATCAATCTTATTTGTTTTATTGCAATTTGGAATAGAGTTATAAAGATCTTTAAGATATACATTTAAATTAGCTTTTGAAAGATCTAAAAAATCCTCTAAGAAATCTAAGTTGTTTCCCTCTGTGAAACTTAAGAGACTTAAAACTCTTAAATGTTTTGAACAAATTGTAATTGCCACAATTTTTTCCCCCTCTTTGAAAATGAATTTCAAGTTTATTATAAAGTGAAAAAGTTCAGAAGTCAAACGCTTTTGAAAAAAAGTTATAAAAAAATAAAAAAATTTCAAGTAGAAAAAAATGTAATACATAAAGTATACTACATTTAAATATAAAAGTTTTCACTTTTTGTGAAGAAATGGGAGGGATATGATGAAAAAAGTTTTACTAGGATCAATGCTATTAAGTTCAGCACTTTTTGCTAATGAATTATCATCATTAACTGCGGAAACAACAGCGGTTTTTGCAAAAAAAGAGAAGGCTACAGATAAGCCTCTACTATATTTAGCAGATAATTTTCATGAGATGGCAACGTTGCCAGGATTTTCTTTAGGAGCACCTTCAGGACTTGTTTCATCATATGGAGTAGCTTTTGCAGGACTTTCTGGAAGAAGAGATAGTAGTGATACTGATGGAGCACTAGCTTTTGGAATGGGATTTGGAGATGCTGAGAAAATTGGAGGATCTGTTTCATTGGGAATAGGAAGTGTTGACCCAAGAGATGGTGGATCTTTTAATAGAGGAAACTTAAACTTAAATGTAGGACATCATTTTAAAAAATCAGGAATTGGATTATCAGCTGGTATGACAGGACTTGATTTATGGCATGCAAGTAAGTTAGATGGAGATAATCAAGACCCAAGTTTCTACTTAGCTGCAACAAAGTTATGGGGACATGATTTAATTCCTACAGCTATTACTGTTGGATTTGGAAATAACTCATATGCAGATATAAACAGAGAAAATGATAGAAAAGATAAAATAGATGGATTTGGAGCAGTTGCATTTTACTTAATTCCACAATTAAGTGTGATTGTAGATTATACAAGTAATATTTTAACAGCTGGAATAGGAGTGGTACCATTTCCTGATTATCCAATCTCACTTAGTTTAGGAGCAACAAACTTAACTGAGCAGGGACCAAATGATAAAGTAGCAGCTATTGGATCAATTGCAGCAGCTTATGTATTTTAATTAGGGAGGTTAAAATGAAAAAATTATTATTAATTTTAGGAATATTAATGATGACAACATCGTTAACATATGCAGTAGATGAAGAGACTACATCTGAAGATGAAGGTGCAGTAGCAGAGAGTACAGCAGCAAGTTCAACAGAGGCTCCAGCAGGAGTAACGCTATCAAAAGGAGATTCTTTTCTAGCAGCTTTTGGAATGGGAGATTCTTCAATAGTAAGTGGAGGAGAAAGTGGAGGTGGAGGAGTGAGCTCTTCAGCTGGAACAGCAGCAATTGCGCACACAGCCGCTCACGTAGGATCAGTAACTTTAACAAGTTCTCAAAATACGCCATACACTTATAAATAATAAAATAGCAATAGAAAATTAAGTAACACTGAAAGCAACACATAAATAATTATTAATAATTAAAGTGAAAAGCTGTTCAGAGAAACAGCTTTTTTTTATGAAAGTTTATGTTCAAAAATTAAAGAATCATGTATTAAAAATACAAAATACATGCAAAATAAAGTATTTTAGATAAAAAGCATGATAGCTTAATTATAGTAAATTTATTAAGTATGGGGAGAAGAATGAGAAAAAAAGAGGATTTTTACGAAGAGGATTTTTATGAGGATGAAGAGGAATTAGATCTGATGGATCTTGTTTTTACACTTCTTAGAAGATGGAAGTTAATAACACTAATAGCACTACCTATATTTGGACTTGGAATTTTCTTTGCTGCTACTAGACCAACTGTATATAAAGCTGAGATGACAATGATGGTATCAAGTGGAAGAAATTTTAGTGCAAGTTCACTAGATGGTGGAGAGCTATCAGTAAATCAAAAGTTAGCTACAACTTATGCAGAGATTGCAAAAAGCAATATAATTTTAAAAAATGTTATTAAAAAATACGATTTAGATACAACATTAAAAGGTTTACAAAATAGTGTAACAATTGCTCCTGTAGAAGACACAGAGCTGCTTCAACTGACATATAAAAATTCAGATCCAGGACTTGCTGCAGCTGTAGTAAATGAGATTGGAAATGAGTTTATGTTAAAAGTTCGTGAGGTTATGAACTTTCAAAATATAAAAGTTGTTGAGCCAGCAGAGGTTCCAAGAGAAGCATTGCCTAAAAAACGTGCACTAATAGTTGCCATATCATTTGTACTTTCAATTATGATGGGATGTATGACAGCATTTATAGTTGAGTTTTTCTTCTGTAAACTGCGTAAACCAAAAGATATAGAGAAAATTTTAGGAACAAGTATGCTAGGAATGGTTCCAGATTTTAATCTTTCTCTAGTAAATGGAGGAAATGATGGACAGAAGTAAAAGACAGATATTTTTTAAAGATGCTAATAATCATGAGATGAATGAAGCACTTAGAGTTATTAGAACAAATTTACACTTTTTAAATGAAAAAGAGGTAGCAAGAACAGTTTTAGTTACAAGTACTGCACCTAAAGAGGGAAAGAGTACAATAGCTTCTAACTATGCAATGAGTATAGCTATAACTGGTAAAAAAGTTTTATTGGTGGATTGTGATATTAGAAGACCTAGAGCTCATGAGAGTTTTGGAGTTTCCTTTGATAAGGGGCTAGAGTCAGTATTAGCTGGAGAGTGTGAAGTAGAAAATGTAATTTTAAAAGATGTTGAAAAAAATTTAGACATACTACCTACTAGAAACGTAGCTCACAATGTAACAGAACTTTTTTTAGGGGATAAAATGAAAGCTTTGTTAAAAGATTTAAAAGGTGAGTACAATACAGTAGTACTTGATACACCGCCACTTATTATTGCAAGTGATGCAGCAATACTTTCAAAACATTGTGACGGAGTTGTATATGTTGTAGCTTATGATCAAGTTGCTAAGCGTGAGTTAGAGTTTGGAAAAACTATGTTAAATAATGCTAAAGCAAATATATATGGATTTGTGGTAAATAAAGTTGATAAAAATGGATTGTCATATGGAAACTATGGGTACTATAACAACAACTATTCATACTATAAGGATTATTATACAGAAGAGGGAGAGGCTCTCGCTAGAGCATACAAACCTCAAAAAGGATTTAAAGGATTTATTGAAAAACTAAAAAGAGACTATAAGAGACAGCTAAGTGGGGACCAAAAGGGGAAAAGATGGTAGATATCCATACTCACTTGTTGTTTGGAGTTGATGATGGAGCAAAAACATTAGAAGAATCTATTGAGATGATTAGGGATGCTAAAAAAATTGGATTTAATGAATTTTATCTCACAGCTCACTATAACAAGGGAAGATTTTGTAATAAAAATTATGATAAAAATTATGAGATTTTAAAAGCAAAATGTGAAGAGTTAGGACTTGGAGTAAAACTTCATAAAGGGAATGAAGTTTACTTAGATGAAAATATAGATGCAGTTTTAAAAGAGAAAAAATTTAACGTATTGTGGGAAAATGTTCTTCTGGTAGAGTTTTCACCTTTAACATCGGTGCCAACAGGTGAAAACTTAATAAAAAAAGTTTTAAAAGCAGGATTTGTACCGATTTTAGCTCATGTGGAAAGGTATAGTAACTTTAGGGGAAGTGACCTTATGAGACTAAAAAAACTTGGAGCTAAACTTCAGAGCAATATAGGGGGAGAAAAACCTAAACATATAGTTAGGTTACAAAAAGAGAGATATATTGATTTTTTAGGTAGCGATGCTCATGGAATAGAGAAGCGAAGTTATAGGGAAATTCAAAAGGAGGATAAGGGGAATGAGAAAAAGCAACCTATTAGCAGGGTTTTTAATTCTTTCTTTAGGGGCTTATGCCCAGGGGCTTGGATTAGAAGCAATTCTTAAAAGAGTTGAAAGTGATAACCCTGAGGTTAGAGTTAAAGAGTTAGATGTGAAGATAAAAGAGAAGGGGAAAAAGAAAGCGTTTAGAAATCTTATTTTACCCCCAGTAACTATAGAGAGCGAAAATGACTGGGAAACAGCTAAAAATGAAGGATTTGGATTTGAAAAAATAGAAGCTACAATACCACTTTTTCAAGGTGGAAAGATGATGAATACTTATAAAAGATCTAAGAGTGAATTGGAGCTATCTAAAGCAGAGCAAAATTTAGCTGTATATTCTTGGCAGGAAGCTGGAGTAAATTTATATTTTGCCGCTTTAAATTATAAAAAACAGCGTGAGATAACAGAGTTTACAATATTAGCACTACAAAAACAGCGTAATAGACTTGATGGATTATATAAAGAGAATAAGATGATTCCTAAATCTGAAGTTTTAAAAGTTGAAGCAGATATTGAAAACAATAGAGCAATAAACTTTGAAAATATTCAAAAAGAAAGAGCTTCTAAAGAAACGTTGATGCAACTACTTGGATATGATTTAGATAAACAGATAACATTAGATGAGTTTAATGCAATGGATTATCTAAAATCATTGGGAACAATAAAAAAAGTTGAAGATCCAAGAAATACAACTTTAGGTAAAACACAGAGTTTAATGGTTGATTTAGCTGAGTATGATCTGAAAATTGCAAAAGCTGATCTTTATCCAATATTATATGTTAAGCCCTCTCATAGGTTTAAAGAGGAAAATTTAGATACAAATAAGTATGAAACAGTAAATGAGGGAAGAGTTGAAATTGGAATTAGATATACTTTTGCTTGGGGAGCAACTTTAGATTCAGTAGATCAAAGCGAGTATAGATTGGATCAAGCTAAGATAAAATATGACAATAATATCCAAGGGATAGAGTTAGATATGAGAAATAAACTTGGAGAGATAGAGTCTCTTACAGGACAAAGTGAAGCTCAAAAGAAAAGAGTGGAACTACTGAGAGAAAACTTGAAAATTGATAACTTAAGATATGATAATGAGTTAGTTACAACTTTTGACTACTTAAACTCAGTAAATCAACTGAGAACAGCTGAGGAGGATTTTTATAAACTTCAAAGATCACTGGTTTTAGCTGTAATCGAGTATGAGAATCTATATAAGTAGGGGTAAAATATGAAAAAAAATAGAATAATGATTGGTGCTGTAATAGCAGTACTAGCTCTTGGAGGATATCTTCTAGTTGATAAGGTAACTGGAAAAGATGTAAAAATCTCTAAAATTGAGATGGGAAATCTATCTAGTTCAATACTTTATGCAGGAATGGTTGCACCTGGTGAGGTTATACCAGTATATGTAGAAGCTCCAGTATTAGTTGAATCTATAATGGCAAGAGTGGGACAAGAGGTTGAACCAGGAGATAAGTTGTTAACTTTTAGTTCTAAAAGTGTTATTGAAAATGATAAAGAGCTAAGAATAAATGAGTTAGATATAAAAGATATAAAACTTCGAATAGCTGACCTTGATGGCGGATCGCTAAAGTTAGAGTTAGATAACAGAAAACTTGAGATGAGAAACTTAGAGGAGAAGATAAGAGGAGATGAAAGAAGGCTTCCAGTATTAACAGCAGAGACGAGAACTTTAAAAGAGAAAGCTGAAGCTTATAAAAAACTATTAGCTGCTGATGGAGTTTCAAGTACAGAAGCGAATAAAGCTATAAATGAAGCTGAGAAAAAAATAGTTGAACTAGAGGATCTGAAAACTAGTTTAGAATTAAATAGACAAAAGTTTGAACTGTCAGCTGTGAGTTTTGAAAGTTTAACAAGAGAGTTAGCAATTGAAGAAGCAAAGTTAAAATCAAGTTTAGAAAAACTGCAACTGATGAATGAGATTTTAGTTCGTCGTGCTGAACAACTGAAAAAACCTCTAGAAGCACCAGTAGCTGGAGTTATTACAGCAATAGATGTAACGGAGGGAAGCAATATGCTAAGTGGACAAAGACTTTTAGCTATTTCACCAAAGGGTGAGAGTATAGTAAAAGTTGAAGTTCCAATGTATGGAGCAAGTAGTGTAAAACAAAACCAAAAAGCTCTAGTGAGAAGTTCATCATCTGGTGGAGATTTATGCTACGAAGGGGTTGTATCTAGAGTTTCTAGTGTAGCTCGTGAAAGTGTTTTAGGTGGAAAAAATGATAAAGTTATAGAGGTTGAAGTTAAAGTCACTGGAGCAAATGATTTGAAACCTGGATTTATAACTGATGTTGAGATAAGTAGTGAAAGTAGTCGTAGTGTAGCAACTGTATCATCTTTTTCTGTAATAGAAGAGGGAGATCGTAGTTATGTTTACATAGTGGATGAGGGAAGAGTTCGTAAAACTGAGGTAAAAATTGGAGCAAAAACTTCTACAGATTATGAAGTGCTTAACTTACCACTGGGAACAGAGGTTGTGATAAATCCATTTAAAGTTAGTAACGGTGAAAGAGTAAAGGCTGTGATCTAATGAAGTTTTGGATGGCATTTAGGTTTTTAAAGGGAAATCTAGAAAGAGCAGCGTTTCCTTTGATGGCAGTTATAGTTGGAGCAATGTCTCTAGTTATGACTCTATCACTAGGAGATGGAGCAAAAAATATTATAGATAAAGATCTATCTGCCATAGGAGGGAATAGAATTCTTGTAGGTGGTGGATCACTAAGTAGTAAAGATTTAGAGCTGATGGAAAAAATGCCTTTTGTAGAGTATGCAGTTCTCCCTGAAAAGAGAAAACTTATAGGGAACACACTTTATAGAGGTTATAGTAAAAAAGCTTTAAGTGCAATGGGATTACCAAATCTTAAAGAAAATGAGGTAGTTTTAGATAAACAACAGTTTTTAGAGGCAGAAGCGGGGGCAGAGATTGCGCTAGAAACTGAGTTAGGAAAAAGGAAATTTACAATTAGGGATTTGTATCAAGAGGAGAGTCCATTTGAAACTATGAAAATGGGCGATAGAGTCATAGTTAGTGACGAAACTTTTGAAAGAATCTTTGGAAGGATGAGCTACAATAGCTTAGTAGTCTCCTTTCCACAAGATGAAGACGGGGAGGAATATATACCAGTTGTACTAAGAGAGCTTAATAGGTCTCGGTTTAGTTACAACCAGGTGCGTGTTTTAGAAACGCCAGCAGTCTATAAAAAAGTGGAGAGGATAAAAAGCTTTGTAGGGAAAAGTTTATTTATCCTCTCTTTTATTTCTTTAATTGTTGGTGGAGCTGGGATTTTAAATCTGATAGCTGCTGCAGTAAGAGAGAGAACATCATATATAGGGATACTTAGAGCAATGGGGATGGATAAAGGTAGTTTAATGGAAATATTTTTAATAGAAGCAGCAGTGGTGATAACTTTAGGAGCTGTTATAGGAGTAATCCTTGGAGTGGCGGTGTCTTACCTAGCTGGAAATTTACTAAAAATACCACCATATTTTAACTTTATAAAATTGGTAGGAGCGTTAGTTCTTACTATGGGTGTTGGTCTAATATTTGGAGTTTTTCCAGCTAAAAGAGCAGGAGAACTAGAGATAGTAGAGGCACTGAAAATTTAAGGGAGGGATTGACTATGAAACATAGTCAGAATAATAAAGGAAGAGTAATTTATACTATATTACTATTCTTACTATTTGAAATAATTAGAGAAAATTTTAAGTTGGATAGAGCGCTAATATTTTATTCGTTGTTTCCGATTATGATTTTTTCCTATTATATATTTGATACTTTTTCATTTAATAAAAAGTATAGATATAGGGAATTTATAATATCTGGAGTTATAAATGGATTTGTTTTCTATATTTTGGCAGTTTATTATCAAAATCCAAAATTAGTATTTGGATGGGGAATTTATACATTGATGCAAAATATTGCAAAATATGTATATAACTCAATGTTTAGTACAACTGAGAGAGTTGTTTTACTTACAGATAAAGTAGAGGAAGAGTTAGAATCTATAATTGAAAAAAATGAAAAACTTTGCTTTGAAGGCTGTGTAAGTTTAAATGAAATTAGTAAGATTAAAGATATAAATCCAAGTGAAGTTATATATCCAATAGAGGTGACAAGTCAGGTTGTAAATGAGATTTTTGATTTAAAGATGTCAGGAGTAAAAGTAAAAGATTCTATGGCTTTTTTACAAGAGGTTGAAGGAAAAATAGATGTAGATAGTTTATCTAAAGATTGGGTTATAAAAGCTAAAGGTTTTGAAGTTTTAAGTTCGGGAGTGGAGCAAAGAATAAAGAGATTTTTGGATATTGCCATGTCAATCGTAATAGTTTTGGTAGGAGCTCCATTTATGGTATTTACATATTTTCTTGTAAAACTAGATAATCCTAAAAACTTTTTAAACAATCCAGCATTTTTTAAGCAAAAGCGTATTGGAAGTGGTGGAAAAGAGTTTGAAATAGTGAAATTCAGATCTATGAGAATACATGATCCTAACGAACACTCTAAATATGCCAGTGAAAAGGATAATAGAATTACCTCAGTAGGAAAGTTTATTCGTAAAACAAGACTAGATGAGTTGCCACAGATATTTAATGTATTAAAAGGTGATATGAGTTTTGTGGGACCAAGACCAGAGTGGAATGAACTAGGAAGAGATTACGAGAAAAAGATAAATATGTACAAGGTACGATATGCAGTAAAACCAGGACTAACAGGTTGGGCCCAAGTTATGTATCCATATGGAGCTAGTTTAGAGGATGCTAAAAAAAAGTTAGAATATGATATTTATTATATAAAACATCAAAACTTTATATTAGATATAATGATACTATTTAAAACAGTTAAGGTAGTATTATTTGGAAAGGGGATATAAATGTATCAAATTACTTGTAGTATAGTAACTTATAACACTAAATTAGATGAACTACAAAAAGCAATAGAGAGTTTTTTAAATACTGATTTAAATGTTCAATTATACATATCAGATAATTCACCAACTGATGATTTAAAAGAATTTATAAAAAAATTTGATGATGAAAGAGTAAATTATATTTTTAATAATAAGAATGGTGGATATGGTTGGGGACATAATCAAATAATAAAAAAAGTGATAGAAAAATCGAACTATCACTTAATATTAAATCCAGATATCTATTTTAAAAGAGGAGTTTTGGAAGAGTTATTTTCTTATATGGAGAAAAATGAAAATACTGGAAATATAATGCCTATGGTAAGGTACCCCAATGGTGAAATTCAATATTTATGTAAAAGAATTCCCAGTCCAAAAGATCTTTTTTTAAGAAAGTTTTGTCCAATTAAATCGATTATAGAGAAAAATAATTTAAAATATGAAATGAGAGAAACAGAATATAATCAGATAATGAATGTTCCGATTTTATCTGGATGCTTTATGTTTATAAGAACAAGAGTATTTGAAAAGGTGGGTTTATTTGATGAAAGATATTTTATGTATATGGAAGATTTTGATTTAAGTAGAAGAATACATGAAAAGTATAAAACAATTTTTTATCCTAACGTAGAGATTATTCATGCTCATGCAAAAGAGTCTTTTAAAAATAGAAAAATGGCTAAAATTCATTTAAAAGCAGCAATAAAATATTTTAATAAATGGGGCTGGTTATTTGATAGAAAAAGGAGTGCAATATCGTGAAAATATTATTAGATGGAAGATTAATATCAGATAAACCAACTGGAATTTCAAGATATTCGAGAGAATTAGTAAAAATTTATCAAAATTATTATGGTTATGAAAATATAGAAGTTATTATAAATGAAGATTTAAAAGAAAAACCTTTTGAATATATAAAGACAGAACTCAAACCTTTTAATATAATTGATTTTTTTAAGTTTCATAAATTTTTAGAAAGAATAGATGCTGAAGTATACCATAGTTTATACTATAGTAATAGTTTTTTTAAAGATGAAAAAAAAAAATATGTAACAACGATTCACGATTTAATGTATAAATTAGTTCCAGAATTTTTTTCAAAGAATAAACTTATAAACTTTTTGGGTATTAAATATTATGATGTTATTGTAAAAAAGTCTTTAAAAAACTCAGATATAGTCATATCGGTTTCTAAAACAACTGAAGAAGATGTGAAAAAAATATATGAACATGATTCTATAGTTATCCCAGAAGGAATAAATATTGTATCTGTGAAAGATAAAGAAATTGAAAGTTTGAAAAGTTTAAAGTTTTTTTTATATGTTGGAAATTCAAGACCTAATAAAAATTTAAAATTTTTAGCAGATACATTTTTAATTTCTAATACAGAATATAAATTAGTTTTAGTAGGTAATAATAATAATTTACGAATTAATGACTCTAGAATAAAAAGTTTAGGTTTTGTTTCTGATCAAGAATTAAGTTGGTTATATAAAAATTGTGAAGCTTTTATTTTTCCATCTTTATATGAGGGATTTGGATTGCCAGTGTTGGAAGCTATAGAAAAAGGAAGCAAAGTTTATTGTTCAACAGGTGGATCTTTAAAAGAATTTTCAGAAAAACTAGTAAAAAAGTTTAATCCATATAGTGGAGATGAACTCAAATATCTTTTAGAAAATACAGATAAAATAAATTTTAATAAAAAAAATCAATTAGAAGAGCTAAAAAAATATAGTTGGAGAAATATAGAGATATTAACTCACAAAGAGTTATTTGTAAAATTTTATAATAAAAAATAAAATGATTTGAAATATAAGTAAAGTTTTAATTTTATAAAAATTATATATATAAGGAGAAAAATATGTTGACAGCAATAATAATGGCTGGAGGAAGTGGGGAAAGATTTTGGCCACTATCTACTCCAGAGAAGCCTAAGCAACTTTTAAATATATTTTCGGATAAAACAATGATAAGAGAGACTGTTGATAGAATATTACCGATAATTTCTAAAGAAAATATATTTATTGCTACAAATGAATTACAAGCTGATTTAATAAAAAAA
The nucleotide sequence above comes from Cetobacterium somerae ATCC BAA-474. Encoded proteins:
- a CDS encoding M14 family zinc carboxypeptidase — encoded protein: MKILIYFFVIVNYLFAFPGIDYKEPATVKKFFPSTPLVVSTPSIAPGRSTFTTQREMLDYLGAIHTKNSSTVVNLLGPTKDNNYLPVFVFSKGKELTFKNTSNGKPTVMLIAQQHGDEPMGCDVLMGTIKRIAQGGMNYLLDRVNIVIMPRINPDGAAKFTRVARKNIDINDDHQNFYTIEATSVSNMYDLFNPEVFVDLHEYIADKDSYSDIISGGALPYYDMLTLSPTNPNYPKNLNDYSRHLIILLKDEMGKSGYPIDYYYNPFIKPKNGQPLTLYRATSDCALARNAYGLRGSLSFLMELRGRGIGFENVERRLNTGLAAVQLLLERVYFKSDEVKNLVASERNLITNSNKKLELVDSSIQFPLINIETGALENTPAILVKQKN
- a CDS encoding HTH domain-containing protein, which encodes MAITICSKHLRVLSLLSFTEGNNLDFLEDFLDLSKANLNVYLKDLYNSIPNCNKTNKIDLMIKEILKFDDLFSTLKQQQVISKPERVFFLTLKLLIKGCLNLETLSKKLDVSRRTVNGDLTDIKKDLESFQLIIESHTGKGVFLTGDNINRKRALSCYLYKYLVEERYLPHIFTDYFYSLFHNSEIDIFLCNDIEKFLTLSNMDNFFCNRELLKAFYISFKYLDDLGNNYDNTLEHVLKDRSVFKFYFSKFFSEHDLNSFYDILHSSLFKDIDFNEIPYFLNILKICTGNFPEETIYFKDHLVSWNAASKTVLNRVLTSKEENALKNIILRVGFSSKQKHYIPVQEFLFLI
- a CDS encoding YveK family protein, which gives rise to MRKKEDFYEEDFYEDEEELDLMDLVFTLLRRWKLITLIALPIFGLGIFFAATRPTVYKAEMTMMVSSGRNFSASSLDGGELSVNQKLATTYAEIAKSNIILKNVIKKYDLDTTLKGLQNSVTIAPVEDTELLQLTYKNSDPGLAAAVVNEIGNEFMLKVREVMNFQNIKVVEPAEVPREALPKKRALIVAISFVLSIMMGCMTAFIVEFFFCKLRKPKDIEKILGTSMLGMVPDFNLSLVNGGNDGQK
- a CDS encoding CpsD/CapB family tyrosine-protein kinase: MDRSKRQIFFKDANNHEMNEALRVIRTNLHFLNEKEVARTVLVTSTAPKEGKSTIASNYAMSIAITGKKVLLVDCDIRRPRAHESFGVSFDKGLESVLAGECEVENVILKDVEKNLDILPTRNVAHNVTELFLGDKMKALLKDLKGEYNTVVLDTPPLIIASDAAILSKHCDGVVYVVAYDQVAKRELEFGKTMLNNAKANIYGFVVNKVDKNGLSYGNYGYYNNNYSYYKDYYTEEGEALARAYKPQKGFKGFIEKLKRDYKRQLSGDQKGKRW
- a CDS encoding CpsB/CapC family capsule biosynthesis tyrosine phosphatase encodes the protein MVDIHTHLLFGVDDGAKTLEESIEMIRDAKKIGFNEFYLTAHYNKGRFCNKNYDKNYEILKAKCEELGLGVKLHKGNEVYLDENIDAVLKEKKFNVLWENVLLVEFSPLTSVPTGENLIKKVLKAGFVPILAHVERYSNFRGSDLMRLKKLGAKLQSNIGGEKPKHIVRLQKERYIDFLGSDAHGIEKRSYREIQKEDKGNEKKQPISRVFNSFFRGLCPGAWIRSNS
- a CDS encoding TolC family protein, which gives rise to MRKSNLLAGFLILSLGAYAQGLGLEAILKRVESDNPEVRVKELDVKIKEKGKKKAFRNLILPPVTIESENDWETAKNEGFGFEKIEATIPLFQGGKMMNTYKRSKSELELSKAEQNLAVYSWQEAGVNLYFAALNYKKQREITEFTILALQKQRNRLDGLYKENKMIPKSEVLKVEADIENNRAINFENIQKERASKETLMQLLGYDLDKQITLDEFNAMDYLKSLGTIKKVEDPRNTTLGKTQSLMVDLAEYDLKIAKADLYPILYVKPSHRFKEENLDTNKYETVNEGRVEIGIRYTFAWGATLDSVDQSEYRLDQAKIKYDNNIQGIELDMRNKLGEIESLTGQSEAQKKRVELLRENLKIDNLRYDNELVTTFDYLNSVNQLRTAEEDFYKLQRSLVLAVIEYENLYK